The following coding sequences are from one Maniola hyperantus chromosome 7, iAphHyp1.2, whole genome shotgun sequence window:
- the LOC117983780 gene encoding uncharacterized protein, with protein MTSTAAIVIAFSLLIYELTLLPNSSTIIKGEHPESKLVYLLTICLLLKRFPLCPRFICRTTFFPACLLVEIPLSLILLESSLIYVWKPLQEYLLLYSDDILVPLYEDTRYMWLVCPLCCGKSGCNEIFTSLVLKVMSFVFLLITICFAIKNKG; from the exons ATGACAAGCACAGCTGCAATAGTAATTGCGTTTTCCCTGCTGATTTATGAGCTAACCTTACTACCTAACAGCT CTACCATCATCAAAGGGGAGCATCCAGAATCGAAGTTGGTGTACCTTTTAACCATATGCTTGCTGTTGAAAAGATTTCCTTTGTGCCCCAGGTTTATATGTCGGACGACTTTCTTTCCAGCATGCCTTTTAGTAGAG aTACCATTATCTCTGATTTTACTAGAAAGTTCTCTGATATATGTGTGGAAACCACTGCAAGAGTATTTACTCCTTTACTCTGATGATATTCTGGTACCTCTGTATGAAGACACGCGGTATATGTGGTTGGTCTGTCCTCTGTGTTGCGGTAAAAGCGGATGTAACGAAATTTTTACTAGCCTGGTACTTAAAGTCATgagttttgtatttttattaataacaatttgttttgcaataaagaataaaggttga